From the Drechmeria coniospora strain ARSEF 6962 chromosome 02, whole genome shotgun sequence genome, the window GGGCACTCGCAGCACAGCACACATGGCGTATGGGTGGACGAGCacgcacacctacttacatggacacctaagtacttagttgtacttgctgcactgcacacctgcatatgtacacctgcatgtacgagCAGCAGTGCCTGTGCGGCAAGGTATTCCGCTCGTCATCGGACCCTTGGCAGCTGGCGATGGCCGATGGGCATCCCGGTACGGTGCATGCGCCAAGCCACCAACCGCAGCGCGCAGATCCAGGGTCCGCCTTATTCGGGAGCCAACCAGCCCGTTGGATGCGTAGGCACCGCCGACTTCATCTCGACTTGCCGCGCCATTGATcccctcgacgtcgtggcagcagcaggcgtGCATGCGGAGCGCGGGTGCgaactcgtcgacggcgggcgtACTCGCGCGGGTGCAGCAGCGTTCGCCTTGGGGCGCAGGAGGGCGGAAAATGACGACTTGCGGAGGTGCGGATGCACCGTGGAGATTGCCATACGACTCCACATGTTCAAAGGGAAGTGGGAAGGGTGGAGGCGAGGAAAGGGGGTGGAGGGGTGCGCTGAGCAAAAGGCGCACTCGTACGTTCGAacacgtacacctactgtacatgtacagcacttgtacttgcacctaagtaagtacaacaacctacagtaagtacaaccacatgtacagcacatgcaagcataagcgtacatgtactccgtatgtactccgtatgtactccgtacttattgcggagtgcagtacgtgcaagtgtactccgCGCTGCACCCCAAatcgtacttgcaggtgtattACGGTACACGTtctgtgcagtactgtagctgtacactTGCTCAAGTACACGCACGGACCGAgggcctgcaagtactgggcaggtacggagcactccgcacttgcttgcaagtacttgcgttggcactgtgcatgtacagtccGCCAACGGCAAATAAGCGTACTTACGCGTCCATTCGTGCTTGCGGCTAACTCGGCCAGTCATCGTCCCACAAGGATTCGTCGGCTTTTAAGCATGAATTTAAGCGTTGCAGGGCAATGGCCTTGGCACGGATACCCATTCCGGCTGGAACGaaagggcgagggcgtcggcgccgccatcatcgacaCGGTTCAAGCGCGTGCAGGACCTTGCTTGCACTGTAAGGGCATGCGAGGAACGCAAGTGTATTGCGCATCACGAGTACTGCCACGGAGCGATGCCAGTGCACCTGTGTCTGTAGGCAGGTGCAagtgtaagtaggtgtggcATGTACCCGAGCCGAGCACTTCATACCGTCATGCTCATGTGTGCTCCTTGGGCGTACGAGcggtgctgtactgtaggtgcatgtgctccgccgtcggtgccgattGATTGCCTCCATCGTCCCACTCTGCGGCGCCTGGCGTCCTTTGCGAccactcgacgacgggcgagatCATGTCGAGCCCACCCCATCTCATCACACCCTGTGCGCCACCGTGCTTGGCTCATCACGCAGCTCCGTGTTACAGCTGCGGAAAGATTAAGGTGGACGGATGTCGCAGCCAAGGGAAAGCTTGGCGTTTGCGAGATGCCGTCCCAGCCGACTTGGCCCACAGCGGGGCCCTGCTCGTCCCACGACGCTGGACGgggtacgtacagtacatgcatggagCGAACAGTacttatgtaagtacaaccacatgtactgtacttaagtactgtacttagaatgtaggtgtaagtactaaggTGTGCGCATGTGCAGTGCTTGCGAGGagggagtgcaagtacacgttAATTAATAGTACTTTTGACCAAGAATACAGCTACCActgccagtacggagtaatggctatacttgcatgtgcactAGCAAGTTCCATATGTGTGCACTGCACAACTACGACCCCGTAACTCCATAccactacttgtacacctaagtactacaagtaccCTACGAGGTGCTTGCTTAAGGTATACTTGCGCATgcctgtactctgtacaacaATGCTTGTACAAATAGGTgttcttgtactccgtacggagtactcaagTATGTACGAAAGTCCCGTGCCGATACTCTGTGCAGAGTTCAGGGTGGACACAAGCAAgcactacatgtacatgtacctccTTGCGTACttacacgtaagtactctgtgGGGAGTCACTTGCCGCAAGTCCAAGTACGCAAATAGCCATTACCAACGCaccgtaagtaagtactgtacgtaccaCGAAGCACAGCGTACAGTGAGTGCAGTAATACCTTCGTGCAGCATACAGTCCagcgtgtactgtaagtaaggATGTGCTGCTACTGTGCTGCACCCACACGTGCCGACGTACCACACTCGAGgaatacacctacagtatggagtacggagtacttactggcagtaatacttacttgcgcaTCGCTGGGTATGTGCGTGGCTGGCTTGGAAGGGCGGAGAGCATTTCGTCCACCTGCTTGCCGGCGTGGCTGCTCCTATTTCCGCATAGTTTGTCGTAAGCTTTTGAACGTACGATTCCTCTTCCGCACCCACGCCTACAGACGGTACGCACACGACTGGCCTACGGGATTGGCATTGTACAGCACTCCATAATGCctcgtacgtacatgtactgcaagtatatGCACCGGCACAGTATTATGTTGCCTGTGCCGAGTGCCTCGTACCAGGACGAGCATGGCATGAGCCAGCAGGCAATGCTGCCAGTACCTTgagcatacaagtacacacACCGACCTGAGCAGCATGTAATACTCCTATGCCACCTTACACATGCGCAAGTACCTCGTGTGGGTAGTGGCAAGTACATAAAGTGcgtgagtacggagcagcggCACAATCCTTTCAAGccaaggtactccgtacaactcctaccaacatgtacttacaagtccTACCACCCtggagtaattaatacatgtaataTTCCTTACAAGTTCTGCTGCGGACTGCTTCGCACACGCccttactaggtactcaattaagtacatgcacttacagtaattacatgtaatacaactacagcacacccaagtacgaACTCACACGtaaagtacagcaagtaggTACACTCGTGTGCACGgaaaagtactgtacatgtattaatgCTCTGCACGTGATTTGATTTACTTGATGCAGAGCATTGCACCTTCTCGTGCGGCGTGCTCGCAGTGCTTACGTTTACAGTACCGTCCACTGcttacgtgtacagtaccgCCGTCCGACACCTACTGCTCTGAGAACAACCTCTTTGCTTCACCAccagcacgagcacgagcatgGATGCCGCCACGAATGGCAGCCTTCTTGCTTGCCGAACCGACTCACCCGTACTTGGGCGAGCGCCTGCTGGGCTCCGCAAGTACACGCCGTGCGTGCCCGTGCCGCACGAGACGAAACGAAGCCCCCGGGCGGCCACTTGCTCCAGTGCTGGAGAGGCAGCTTGGCCGTCCCCGACAGTCGACTTTGCCCGTTCCCCGAGGACTTGGCTGCCGCTccctcgtctcgccgccAAACAGGGCTCCGCGCCGGCGGGACGTTCGGGACGGACGCTCTGGCCTTGGCGAGTCCGAGGGCCAACGAATGGccggccgatggcgtcggcgagggagcgAGGCCCGACGGGAACAAGCTCGGCGCACCTTTGCCTTTCGCCCGTGCAGCCGGTGGGCAGGGTGCGGCTTACCATTTCCTGCCTGCACGAGTGCTTGGGAGAACGAGACGATGCGGCGAGCAGgtccggcgccgtcgcctccgacTGCCGTCGAATGGGCGGATGCAGCGCGATTCCCACAGGcgccgcccccgccgcccccatggccgtggccatgACCATCGCCATCATGCAGGCATCGTATCGGTTGCCCCCCTCTGCTCCTTGTTGTACATGGAGGTTCGATGCTAAGTATTCGTCCGAGGTAAATGCCTGCAGTGCCCGTACGGCCCTGAGCATGTCACGTGTCACGCAGTCTGAAGCATTTTTTATAATCAAAAGATTTGTTCTACCATTTTGTCCAATGGGTAATCTATGCTTTCATGGCGCCCGCGCCCTGGAGAGCAAACCCACATGGCCGTCATTTTCAGTCAATCGTCATGCCGCACACACGGGGGTTTTTAGCACATATGGGGTCGTCGCTTCGGCCGTTCCATTGGTTGTTGCCTGAGGCGCTGTCATTACCGCCATCGTCCGCTTTGCTGCTGGTTTGTTGGCCGCTGGTTTGTTGGCCGCTGGTCTGTTGGCCGCTGGTCTGTTGGCCGCCGCTCTGTTGGCCGTAGTTCCATTGGCCATAGTTCCTTTGGCCGTAGTTCCCTTGGTTGTAGTTCCTTTGGCGGTACTGCCCTCGGTTGCCGTATCTTAGGTTGCCGTACCCTCGGTTGCCGTACCCTTGGTTTCCGTAGCCGTACCCTTGGTTGCTGGGCTGACCATAGCCATTGGCCGGATAGCCATATGACTGCCTCTTTTCGTGCTGTTCTGCAGATGCAGCAAGCCCCAGTCCAGCCAGGACGGCAACGAGAGTGGTGACAGAGGCACGCATAATGTAAATGTAGAATTTGAATGTAAATGCAAATGTAGAAAGTAAATGTGTAAACGGATGTAGTCGGCCAAAGTTATTTTttctccctcgtcgtcggggtgCTCTGACgtagatatatatatacacGATTCGTGGAAGCATTTCCTACAGCATGGCGTATTGGAACAAGAGGCACTGATTCTGAAATGGCTATACCTGCAACGTGCTTCATTCAAAACTTTGCAAGATACTCGCTCCAAGTGCCCCTCGACTGCCTTGGTCAATGCATCCCCGCCAAATCTTCAGGGGCTCCGTCAAGGTGAAACATGAAACATAGCGCCGCCTCCCCACTCGATGCTTCACCATCCTGCCAGACGACCCAAACCTGCTTGCTTGGCCTTGCCCGTCTCTTTCTCTGCGACGCAACGCTTGCTCGCTCCGTCCAAGCAGCGGCCGCGCCCGCTCGCCCACTCTCTTGCTGCACGACGCCTGCCCCGTCGGTGAGCAGACGCGAACCGGAGACGAAGTGGCATCGCACTCGATGCGTCGTGCTTCCCGTCTCCCCCGTCTCGTGCGCCTATCGGTCGTGACGGAACCTCCATGCTTCGCGTCCTtcttcgcctcctcgtcgtcccatCTCCCCTTTCGCCGAGACGCtctcgccggccggccggccgcatCCGTGAGTCGCCGAGGCCTGGCTCCGCTCTCCAGATgccgcgaccgaggcggATGCTCGAGGGCGCTGCGAACGAGCATGAGCGTGGACTGACTGCTGGAAAGTGCCGGCATCCATCGAGCCGGTCGGCATCTGTTCGTGCCCGCATGCCGACCTGGCCACACGCCGCCGATCATGACAAGCCGTCACTGGCCGTGGGGAAGTGGCCTCGAGCGATGCTCCATTCTGCATCGGCAGATGGTCGGGGAAAAAgactcggcctcctccttgtCCAGCCGCCCTCACGGCACCGCCCAGGAGAGGTCTCCGTCTTGTCGGTTGATGTTCGAATTGGTGCAAAGTTCGCACGCAGAAGCGGGAGAGCAGCAGCGTAGATTGACGAAGCCGCACGTGAAGTGCGGCAAGGCTCTGCAGAGGTGGCTGGTGCGTGTCCACCCAAATACTCGAATGGATGGTGTGTATTGTGGCTGTGCGGGTAGGTAGGTTCCTATATTTTCTACTCCGCCGCACTGGCAGTCATGGTCCTGCTCGTCATGTCTGTCATCTGCAGAACGCGACGTGTCCTCCTGGTCGCGTAAGCTCATGGCCGGTGTAATGGCACgcttgccgacgtcgacgacggcaagcgaCCCGAGCAGCAGAAGACGCCAGAATGACGACGagtgcggccgacgacgtcccgCTCTCCAACCCCCATCGTACAGATCCTGCTGGCTTGCCGTCCAGCCGGGGCAGGTGGCCAGCACCAACCCGCCTCGCACCTCGCATCGTGCAGTACTGGAGACGAGGGCTTCGTCAGGCGTCATCCGCGTCGATGCACGAGGCCAGTGCGGGCCGTGACGAGTAAATGTCAACTTCGCCGAGTGGCCGCCAACGACGTGCGGTGCGACGAGCCGTCCCGACTCCAGCGCCGTCCCCATCTCGCCGCGCCTGGGTCCGACGCTTCTCGGCAGCCagccgcccgtcgtcgcctcgcgTCCAAGCCTTTCGGCGTCCGCCTGAGcgtccgacgacgcagaTTCCGAAACATGATCCAgacgctcgcctcggccccgACGGAGAgtgcctcctcgccgccgctccccgTCGCACGGCGACATCTTCCATCGGCCGACCGAccaaggcggcgggcgggtgGTGGGCGCGGCGTGAAAAACACTCGTTAGCCGTGCCGAGACGTCGGCTCCACGAGGCAGGCAATGTGGCCGAGGCGCCgtccgtggccgccgtcctgTCGTGCGACGCCGGCTAGCAGTCGCACCGCTCGTGGTGCCGAGGAAACGGAACGACGTCGCGAACGTTGGGCACCCCCGTCAGGTAGCTCAGCAAGCGGTCGAAGCCGAGCCCGAAGCCGCCGTGGGGCGGGCACCCCCAACGCCGCAGGTCGAGGTACCACCTCATGCCGTCCTTGCCTGCCGCCTTtccgcccccgccgccgccgcccaccgGGAGGCCGTGCAGCCTCATGTTGTCTTCGAGCTTCGCCAGCCGGTGCTCGCGCATCGATCCGcccgcgagctcgccgacgctcggGACGATGAGGTCAAAGCAGTCCACCGTCTCTCCTTcgcccggcgacgaggccgattGGCGCATGTAAAAGGCTTTGATCGCCCGAGGGTACTGTGTGATGAAGACTGGCAAGTAGGCCTTCCGTTCCTTGTCGtagccgacctcgtcggccaagaACCGTTCGTGCTCCGACTGCAGGCCGCTCCCCCATGCCGGTTCGTGGTCGAACCGGTGACCAGCGCGCCGCAGCCTTtccacggcctcgccgtAGCTGATTCGGGGCCATCGGCTCGCCGTCCCCAGGCCTCTCCATCGCCGCTCGAGCTCCTtcccgtcggcgaggtcggcaaaGGCCAGCCGTTCCGACGGCTCGCGAGAGTCCACCCTGTTCCGCTCCAGCTCGTTGGCCGCCCGCAGTCCCTTGAGCCCTCGCACGACAAAGTTCAGCATGCTCTGCACGAGATCCATCACCTCGTCCATGTCGCGCACGAAACTCATCTCCGCCTCGAGCATGTAGAACTCGCTCAGGTGTCGCGACGTGTCGCTCCGCTCGGCGCGGAACGTGGGCGAGAGGGTCCAGACGTTGCCCAGGGCCTGCGCCAAGGCCTCGAGGTGAAGCTGGGTCGAGACGGTCAGGTACTTTGCGTCGCGGAAGAagtcgtcggcaccgcccGCCTTGACGGTGaaggcctcgccggcgccttcgCAGTCCGATGACGTGATAAGGGGCGGGTGTGTTTGTTGAAACTTCTCCTCGAAGAAGAAGCGGGTGAGAAGAGCGGTTGCGTCTGAGCGGAGGCGCAGGAGCGTCGAGTTGAGAGGCGTTCGTGGGCGAAGATGGGGCATCCACCGAAGGCTCTCGGGCGTTTGGTACTTGTTTTGAATCGGGTACGTCTGGGGAGAAGCAAGTCAGAGCCCGCCGGACGGGGGCGCGGAGAGCAGCCGCCATGACGGCAAGCGAAGGCAGTCTCACCTGGGGGTCGGACGTGCCCAGAATCTCCACCTCGCTGACCTGCAGCTcgcttgccgccgtcgttgccgtcgtcgtcgttgtcgtcgtcgtcgtcgtcgcctctccGGCTTTGGCTGCGCTCGATCCGTCCACGGCAGCCGTCCGGCCTTGCTGATCGACCGTCCCGGCTGTCCAGGCCGGTGCGCGGGAGCTTTGGCCTCGTGAGACGGTCGTCTGCGCATCCGGCGGGCGCCTCGCGTTGAACCAGGTTCCTTTTAGACGAACCGCGGCGCCAGGTCTCATCCTGGCCGTCGGTCAGTCAAGGTCGGACGGCGTGGGAAAGAGTGTCCCGATGGCACAGACGAGAGCAGGCTACTGACTCGGAGGACAACTCTTTGCCGACAACCGCTTGCACCGGTCTCATGGAAGAACCGTCGGTGATGTCGACGAAGCGGACACCCGCGCTCTTCCGAACCGACCGCACCCAACCGTGCACCTCCACGTCGGCCACATTGACGCCCGGCTGCCACGCCTTGAGGTCGGCCACCGTCTTGATGGACGGGTCCGACGGAAATCCGGGAGGTATGCGCACGGAATAGGATCTGGAGACCACCACGGGTAGAGGTTGGCCTAGGCGGATGCGCCGTCTCGGAGCTCCGAACATGGCGGGAGGCGAAGTGGCCGGTTGCTGGCCATGCACAGGGGGGCAGATAACGGCTTCCAACTCGTCAAGACTAGGTCCTACGAGCCATCGGCGTACTGTTCGCGGACGGTGCTTCTGTCGGCGAGTGAGAATATGTCCGTGTGGGAAGTGCGGCCGACAAGATGTCGCTTACCAGCTCCTTCCCGTGGCGAGAAACGATTTCAGGTACGGATGCGAATCAGTCTAGCGTAAATTCCCAGGTACAAGTTTGTTTCGAGTGGAGTTTGGTTCGACAAACtgatacaagtacttaataactacggagtacagcactccgtcctccgtaagtaattaaaattaatacagtaattattattattagtcAAGATGGGGAGGGAAGGCTACAAGTGGATTAAGGAAAACCCGCGACCGCGCCACCAAAGCTTTGggttggtactccgtacagtacttacttacttacagtatagtacagCTGCAGGTACTGCGCTCGgtacgtacagtagttgtacagtactgtactgtgctccgtaccgtggGTACATATACGCCTATCACGTACCTGAGtccagtgcatgtacaagtacaagtactccgtacggagtaagtatttgtagatgtactgtaagtaaggAGCACCAGCATGTACATGCGGGTTCTTGCTTACCTCACGTCTAGTgcagcatgtactgtaatttaCATGCACCGCACCTGCCGAAAACCCTCGGTCGTCAAAAAGGAGGTAGTACGACATAATACCGTGCTCCGTAGCgctcgtcatcatcacctCTCACTCTCGGCCTGCAAGTGCTGCCACGAAGCAAGGAACGATACGCCGAGGGTGAACACATACTGCGCACCCGGCTACGGTGCTTTTAGGTTGTTCAGAGCCCTGAAATGCTGCATATGCAAGGGCCAGGGCCACTGTCCAGCTCGCATTAGCGCTTGGCCTCCCCTGTGCCCGAAGCCCAGTCGCTCCTGCCCCAGGAGCAACCTGCCTGTGCCTGCTCAGGCAGACAGTCAAGCGCCCTCCGTCGCAGCTTCCCACTGCACCAGCCTCCGTTGGGCGGGAAGAACACCTTGCACGGAATGGATGAATGCCCTGCCAATCGTCTTTTTCTTCCAGTGTGTCCTCCTCTTCGGATTTCCAAAAGGCCATTGCATCCACTACAATCCgtacccccccccccctcatcgacgacgactacgacGTCCGTGATGGTCTCGCCCCATGCCCGGAGCTCGTCGGGGGCGGCACCGCGACAAGGGAATCGTGGTGCGTGCAAAAGTGTCCATATACGGTACACGGCGGTGCCTCCTCCATCCTTCGATGCCCAATCGCTGCCTGCGTGGGGGACGGCCCGGCTCCAGAGGCAAGTCGAACAGGTCGGGACGGACGCCTCTCTCTGATCGACtactttgtacttgtactagcATCTTTCCTCATGTCTCGCGGCGTCTCAGCTGATGGCTCAAACTGGCCCACCAGCACAGCTGCCGCCGGCTCCCCTTCGTGCCAGCGGCTATGGAGCCACGGTTGGCTCGTGCCGTCGTTCACGAgagtcgtcctcggtcgccAATTTGATGTCATCCCATCGCGTATCGGACGACGAAATAAGAGGATCCCCGTGCCTCGGCCCTGGGGCCTTGCATGCGACGAGGTCGGACAGAGGCGAGATGGCGTCGCACAGATCTGGTGCGCTCCCCAGCAACCTCCAACAATGCTCCGACCCGCCAGCAATTCCACCGCCGTCAACACCACCTGTTTCTCTCCCGCATAGCGCCCTCTCTCCATGTCTCTGTCTCTGTCTCGCTGCCGGTTTGTCGACGTGGCGCAAGCAGTTCCCAACGCTGCCGAGGGCTCATGTCTGAGATGTCGGTCAAAAACGTCGCCTTGGTCCCTTGGCCGTCTGAcggtgcaggcggcggcagcaaacAGGAGCAGCAAACGACGGCAGCCGCTGCAGGGCGGCCGCCCGCAGTCGGGTGCCACCCCTTGCCCTTGCCATCCGGCCGGTCTTCTTGGATGATCAACCTTCCGTTCTCCTTCTCCACCCTTTGCCTCATTCGTTCCTCATTTCTCTCGTCAGGAACTCGCtgccccgtcgtcggcatgtcAAGCGATGTCGGCTTGCCGTGTGCTTGAAGCCCACCCCGGTCCGTCGTTTCCATGAATTTGGAG encodes:
- a CDS encoding hypothetical protein (related to asn-tRNA synthetase, mitochondrial) gives rise to the protein MFGAPRRRIRLGQPLPVVVSRSYSVRIPPGFPSDPSIKTVADLKAWQPGVNVADVEVHGWVRSVRKSAGVRFVDITDGSSMRPVQAVVGKELSSEMRPGAAVRLKGTWFNARRPPDAQTTVSRGQSSRAPAWTAGTVDQQGRTAAVDGSSAAKAGEATTTTTTTTTTATTAASELQVSEVEILGTSDPQTYPIQNKYQTPESLRWMPHLRPRTPLNSTLLRLRSDATALLTRFFFEEKFQQTHPPLITSSDCEGAGEAFTVKAGGADDFFRDAKYLTVSTQLHLEALAQALGNVWTLSPTFRAERSDTSRHLSEFYMLEAEMSFVRDMDEVMDLVQSMLNFVVRGLKGLRAANELERNRVDSREPSERLAFADLADGKELERRWRGLGTASRWPRISYGEAVERLRRAGHRFDHEPAWGSGLQSEHERFLADEVGYDKERKAYLPVFITQYPRAIKAFYMRQSASSPGEGETVDCFDLIVPSVGELAGGSMREHRLAKLEDNMRLHGLPVGGGGGGGKAAGKDGMRWYLDLRRWGCPPHGGFGLGFDRLLSYLTGVPNVRDVVPFPRHHERCDC